AGGAGGACATCGGCGACGATGGGGTGGGAGGCCCGGATGAAGGACTCACTGCAGCAGGTGCACTCCTGGAAGTGCAGCCAGACCACCGGTGGGCGCTGCTTCTTCTCGAAGACTTTGGCCACCTCGGCTTTGCCGCTGGTTCCCAGGCCGAGGGTGGCGGCGGCGAAGGTGCAGAACTGCATGAATTCCCTGCGGGAGTAGCCCTTTTCCCGCATGGTCCTCCAGAGGGAATCCTTCGAATCGGCCATGGGTGCCTCCTTGGGTGCTGGCATGTCTCGAATCGGGAAAAAGCTGCAGTCCCTTCAATCTAAGGACAGTGGTGATCCTGTCAATCAGATGGCGTTACAGGGCTCCGCCCCCAAACTGGGAGATGAGTTCTGGGATGCGGGGATGGCCCCGGCGTTCCAGAAAATCGAGGAATCGGCCAGCGGAGGCGTTGAGGAGACGCTCTTCGGGGAAACCTATCTCTTGGAGCAGTGCTTCCGCCTCGCTGAAGTCACCCACGGCGGGCGCGAAGTGGGCGTCGGAACCCATGACGAGGGTCGCTCCCAGATCCCGCGCAGCCTCGGCGATCCTTCGGCAGGTGGGCTTGCTGCCCCGCCGGGAAGTGTTGAACGAAGAGTTGTTTATTTCCAGCGCTACACCATGTTCTGCGGCCGCCGTGACGACCCGGTCGATGTCGATGGGGAAGTGGGGATTGCCCGGGTGGGCGAGGATGTCCACCCGGCCCCCGCCGATGGCGGCGGTCAGGGCGCGGGTGTGGACCTCTGCGGTGGCGGGGGGGAACACCGGCTCGTGCAGGGCCCCGAGCACTAGGTCCAGGGCCCTCAGACCCTCGTCAGGGAGGTCCAGGTTGCCGGACTCGTCCAGGATGTTGGCCTCGATCCCCCGGAGGATGCCCACGCCTTCGACGGTGCGGGGGATCACCCTCAGGTTGAGGAAATGCCAGGGATGGGGCGCATCCGGCATGGCCGGGCCGTGGTCGGTGACTGCGAAGAG
The sequence above is drawn from the uncultured Holophaga sp. genome and encodes:
- a CDS encoding phosphatase; the protein is MSHPVDPHTHTIASSHAYSTLGECISEARRRGIRLFAVTDHGPAMPDAPHPWHFLNLRVIPRTVEGVGILRGIEANILDESGNLDLPDEGLRALDLVLGALHEPVFPPATAEVHTRALTAAIGGGRVDILAHPGNPHFPIDIDRVVTAAAEHGVALEINNSSFNTSRRGSKPTCRRIAEAARDLGATLVMGSDAHFAPAVGDFSEAEALLQEIGFPEERLLNASAGRFLDFLERRGHPRIPELISQFGGGAL